CCCCCGTCGAGAGCCTGCGCCTCATGTGCCTCCTGTCCATCACTGAAAACGGTGAGTGCCGCGCTCGGCGGGGCCAGCAGGgcacccagccccagcctggcacgcagctcacctgctgctccccGCAGGTCTCATCCCCAAGGACTACCGCTCCCTGAAAACCCAGTACCTGCAGGTGAGCGAGGGCTGGGCCGGGCGGGGCCCCCTCCCCGTGCTCCCGGCCacgaggggctgggcagggccacggcaggGGCTGGGCCCTGGTGCACAGCTGCCCGTGAGCCCCAGCACGgaccctgcctgcacagcccccctgagccccaggctgcccctgccctgtgcctgctgggggctctgagcagcctgtgccctgcCTCAGAGGGGCCAGCCCGTGTGCTGCCCGTGCTCACAGAGGGCCCACGCTGATCTGATGCTGCTCCCCGCTCACAGAGCTACGGGCCCGAGCACTTGCTGACCTTCCACAACCTGAAGCGCATCGGGCTGCTGACCGAGCAGGCAGCCGGGGAGACGCTGACAGCCGTGGAGAGCAAAGTCAGCAAGCTGGTGACAGACCGTGCTGCAGGTGAGCCAGCCCCTGCGCCGTGTCCTGCAGCCCGGCAaggggagctgctggcccagctctggctgcaggcacagcgatggtgctgcaggcagggcaggacaggggtctctgctctgggacaccagggctggcagcaccacGGCCAttctgcacagcacacagctctgcacagcgctgccagcctggctccaccGTCCAGACAGAGCCTCCCAAGCTGTTCCTCCTTGTCGTGTTTTCCAGGAAAGATCACGGATGCATTCAGTTCTTTGGCCAGGAAGAGTAATTTCCGAGCCATAAGCAAGAAGCTGGGGTTGGTACgtcctccagggctgctggctggacacagtgacacagagcacagagctgtgcttagcccgtgcccaggctgcaggcctggcagcccaggggcacacagctcaggcccagagctgctgcagctgctccaggcagcctgggggcttctcctggggctgggggccgTTGCCAGCTCCCcactctgccctggccctgcgCCCTGCGAGTGCTGGGGCTTTCCTTGCCCCCTTCAGACACTGCAGTGGCGCTGGGCAGGCAGCCCCGTGTCCTCCATCCTGGGCAGGGCTCCTAGGCTGCTGGCAAGGTGACATTTCTGGGACATTTCAGGGACATTTCTGTCCCTGGCCCCTGCTGCACAGCCCGCCCAGGCCATGTGATGCTGGCTCTGGCACGGTGGGGACAGAGCCGTGCTCCGAATGTCTGTGTCTCCTCGCCCCTGCACCTCTGAGGGGGAACGAGGCACCTTTGGTGTCACCTGTCACTGCAGATCCCTCGGCTGGATGGCGAGTATGACCTCAAAATGCCTCGGGACATGGCCTATGTCTTTGGCGGGGCCTACGTGCCCCTGAGCTGCAAGATCATCGAGCAGGTGAGCTCACCTGCTGCGGGACAGAGCCGGGCACATCCCTTCAGCCCTGCCCCCTTCTGGGGCACCCGGCAGGGTCCGTGTGCCCAGGCCTAGGGCTGGTGGTGGCCGTGTGCCCCGAgagccccctgggcagtgcccgtGCCGTGCCGTCCCTCAGGTGCTGGAGCGCCGCGgctggcagggcctggaggaggtTGTGCGGCTGCTCAACGGCAACGAGTTCTCAGTGTCAGGtagtggggctgggggcggcgCGGCTGCCCGCTGGCATTCGGCCTCCTCATGGGGGCTGGCATGGCCTACAGCGCCCTTCCCTCTGCAGACAGCGCCGTGGAGGACAACCCCGCCTGGGATTGCCAGCGCGTCATCCTCGCCGTGTTCCTGGGGGGCTGCACCTTCTCCGAGATCGCGGCGCTCCGCTTCCTGGGCAAGGAGAGAGGTACGAGCGGCCCGGGCGGGGCAGGCTCCGTGCTCCGTGCTCAGGCTGGAGCCCACGGggatggggctggcagtgccggTGCTGCCCGGCTGGGGCACTGACAGGCCTTTCCTGCAGGGTGCAAGTTCATCTTCCTGACCACGGCCATCACCAACAGCGCCCGCATGATGGAGGCCATGATCGaggccaaggcctgagccctgAGGGCAGCCTGCCAGTAAAGATTCTGCTGACAACGACGCGGCCTGCGCCTGTCTGTGTGCGAGCGCGACCCGCTGGGCAGCCTTGATGCCCGGGCCACTGCGGGCCCGGTGGAAGGCGCGGCTTAGGGCCCGGCGGGGAcgcgcggggagcggcggggacGCGCGGGTCCGCCCGGGCGCAGTCACGGTGCGCTGTCCAAATGCGGCCGCGCGGGGGCGCCGTTACCGCGCAGGGCGCGGCGGCGGTCTCGCTTCGGATTGGCTGGCAGCGCCCAAGGCTCTGCACTGCCATTGGCTGGGGTCGGCTCGGGGGCGCGGCCCGGGTGGCGGTTGtgggcggggccgcggcggcaCGGCAGCCAGTCAGTTTGAATCGGCGGCGCGCAGCGATGGAGCGCGGAGCGGTGAGGAAAAGGTGCGGCACCGGGGCCGGGATAACCGCGAAAACCGGGATAACGGGGGGACACCGGGGCCGGGAACGGGGGCCGGGGCGAACCGGGACTCGGGGctggggcgcggcggggcggagGCGCTGCGGAGCGCGGCGGGAGGTGCCGGCGGGACGGGCGGGGCTCGCAGGCTCTcgggccccggcccggccgtgCCACTGACGGCCCCGCCGTGCCCAGCGAGGCGCTGGCCAACGAGGCCGTGTCCTGCCTGAACCGCGCCTTGGCCGCGCTGCGGGACATCTGGGAGGAGATCGGCATTCCCGAGGAGCAGCGCCTGGAGCGCACGGACGTCGTCAGGAAGCACATCAAGGTGAGGGCCGCCGGTTCTTCTGTTGGGCCGCGCACCTGCTGCATGCAGCGGCAGCCCGCGGCCCGAGCGGCTCGGCCTGAGCCCACGCAGCGCCGCTCTCTCGGGGCTCAGCACGGGGCCGGGGGTCCCTGCCCGGCTGTTGCCGCGCTCCCCACACCCGCTCGGGCCCAGCCGCGGGTCCCTCTCCGtggtcctgctgccctgcccgccCTCGGTTCCCACGCCCTGCCTCTAACCACACCCGTGTGCAGAGCCTCCTGGACATGATGGTGGCGGAGGAGGAAAGCCTGAAGGAGCGTCTGCTGAAGAGCATCGCCGtgtgcaggaaggagctggacaccCTGTGCCGGGAGCTCCAGCTGAGCCCCTTTGAGGTGAGGCGGGGGatcctgggctctgcctgggtGTCCCAAGAGGCCCGAGCTCAGAAGGCAAATATCTATTCAGAACTGCTTTTCTGGGTGCTTGGTAGAGGCGAGGGCTTTGTGGCTCCTCACAGGCCAGGCACTGGGAGGTggctctgtggtgctctccagcaCCTTGTTTGGCGTGTTGCTGGTGTTCATGCACCTTCCTGGGGAACATCTCACTCACACCCAGGCCTGGTGGCCCCGTGTTTGTATAAAAACTCCCAAGCACAAGCCAGGTGCTGGAGAAGTGTGGAACAGAGCTGATTTCTGGCCTCTTGCAGACAGAGGAAAGTACCATCCTGCAGATGGAGAAGAACCTGCGCACGTGTGTGGAGGTCCTGCAGAAGCAGAAGCGGGACCGTAAGCTGGAGCTGaaggccctgcaggagcaggaccGGGCCCTGTGTGACatcctgtgcacagccctgtTCTCCATCGACACCGGCAGCGTGCCCAGCCTGGACGACCTGGACCGCTACCGGCGCCACGTGGCCTCCCTCAACACCCTGAAGGTGAGCCTGGGGCTCGGGGGCCGCTGAGGCGCCCACAGGGGGCCCTGGGTCTGACACTGCACCCACCCCAGGAGCAAAGGCGGGAAGAATTTGTCAGCAACAAGCGTCAGATCGTTCTGCTCATGGAGGAGCTGGACCACACCCCGGACAGCAGCTTCGAGCGGGACGTGGtgtgtgaggatgaggaggcgTTCTGCCTGTCCGAGGACAACATCAGGGCCCTCCAGAACCTGCTGCAGCAGGTACGCAGCGCTCTgggccagagctggggctgccaccGCGATGtaagagcagctgctgggttCTGGCAAGGCTGCTGTGTGTTAGAGCACGCTTCCAGGGGCACCGAGGGGCTCCCGTGTGCCACGGTGTGTTGCAGTTTGAATTGCTGCTAGTAAATTCCAGGGTAAAGAAGCAAAAGAGGCTTTGGCATAATATCCATAGATGTTTAATTCAGCCGTGCTGTGAGATGTTCTCCTCTCCCACACACACCCCCTCAAGGTGCCCCTCTCCCCCATTGGCCTCCTGGCTGACCTTGGTCTCCAGGCAGTATCGAGCTGAGGCTCTAtcagggaaaagagagggagagcctCAGGAGCACCTGTGTTGAGGCataggaacaggggaaggagccagtGGGGTGTAGCTTAGGAGaagcccctgcccagcagtgAGGCTCAGTGGGTGCAGCAGAGCCGGAGGCTGCGCTGACCCCACACTCCCCTTCGCTCCCTTCCCTCCCGTGTGCAGCTGGAACGGCGGCGGGCCCTGAACGAGGCGCTGTGCGCGGAGCTGCGCTCGCGGATCCTGGCGCTCTGGGAGCGGCTGCAGATCCCGCAGGAGCAGAGAGACTCCTCGGCCGTGCACCTGGCCGGCTCCAGAGCCCGCACCAGGAGAGCTGTAAGACCTTGCGGTGCTcacggggcagggctggggcagcagccccggggGCTCTCGTGCTCCTGGCTGCTCGGGGAGGGCTGAGGGGAGCGGGGAAATTCTGCCTTTgtggagggaggagctggaggctggtgctgcagctgcctcctctgGAGAGCGGCTCATGCTGAAGATGAACCCTGCTCTCCCCCCTGTTCTCCCCTGTCCTCGCTGACCTTGCTCTGCTCccggggcagctgcagcaggaggtggaCCGTCTGGAGGAGCTGAAGCTGCAGAACATGAAATCTGTCATCCACGCCATCCGGGCAGAGCTGGCTGACTACTGGGACAAATGCTTCTACAGccaagagcagagggaaaggttCAGCCCCTTCTATGATGGTGGGtgctggctgggcaggcagaTGTGGGGAGGGATCCCAGGGCTTCCAGCAGCCCCCTGACCTGGCTCTTGTGCCCCTCCAGAGGATTACACAGAGACCCTGCTCGAGCTGCATGACGCTGAGGTGGGAAAGATGAAGATCCACTATGAAAGACACAAAGATCTGTTTCAGGCTGTTCAGAAGTGGGAGGAGAACTGGAAGCTGTTCCTGGA
The Melospiza georgiana isolate bMelGeo1 chromosome 13, bMelGeo1.pri, whole genome shotgun sequence genome window above contains:
- the PRC1 gene encoding protein regulator of cytokinesis 1 isoform X3, which codes for MERGAVRKSEALANEAVSCLNRALAALRDIWEEIGIPEEQRLERTDVVRKHIKSLLDMMVAEEESLKERLLKSIAVCRKELDTLCRELQLSPFETEESTILQMEKNLRTCVEVLQKQKRDRKLELKALQEQDRALCDILCTALFSIDTGSVPSLDDLDRYRRHVASLNTLKEQRREEFVSNKRQIVLLMEELDHTPDSSFERDVVCEDEEAFCLSEDNIRALQNLLQQLERRRALNEALCAELRSRILALWERLQIPQEQRDSSAVHLAGSRARTRRALQQEVDRLEELKLQNMKSVIHAIRAELADYWDKCFYSQEQRERFSPFYDEDYTETLLELHDAEVGKMKIHYERHKDLFQAVQKWEENWKLFLELESKANDPSRFTNRGGNLLKEEKQRAKLQKTLSRLQEDLERKVQTWEEEFKGPFLVKGQQFVEYVSEQWQQYRLEKEKEKQERHLKKSREMEAEMLYGSAPRTPIKRRMLSPHTPAKVSKLHGTSSASTASNTTVRSALGAALSHSPTSRLPPSGKKFSRARTPTRPAVKPPRRRLREQNKENALQLDRTTLSAPTLKGFQL
- the PRC1 gene encoding protein regulator of cytokinesis 1 isoform X2; the protein is MERGAVRKSEALANEAVSCLNRALAALRDIWEEIGIPEEQRLERTDVVRKHIKSLLDMMVAEEESLKERLLKSIAVCRKELDTLCRELQLSPFETEESTILQMEKNLRTCVEVLQKQKRDRKLELKALQEQDRALCDILCTALFSIDTGSVPSLDDLDRYRRHVASLNTLKEQRREEFVSNKRQIVLLMEELDHTPDSSFERDVVCEDEEAFCLSEDNIRALQNLLQQLERRRALNEALCAELRSRILALWERLQIPQEQRDSSAVHLAGSRARTRRALQQEVDRLEELKLQNMKSVIHAIRAELADYWDKCFYSQEQRERFSPFYDEDYTETLLELHDAEVGKMKIHYERHKDLFQAVQKWEENWKLFLELESKANDPSRFTNRGGNLLKEEKQRAKLQKTLSRLQEDLERKVQTWEEEFKGPFLVKGQQFVEYVSEQWQQYRLEKEKEKQERHLKKSREMEAEMLYGSAPRTPIKRRMLSPHTPAKLHGTSSASTASNTTVRSALGAALSHSPTSRLPPSGKKFSRARTPTRPAVKPPRRRLREQNKENALQLDRTTLSGGCTPRAPAQHNHSVSSVASTYSEFARQLSKASSSESISRVLNSTTNNAA
- the PRC1 gene encoding protein regulator of cytokinesis 1 isoform X1, which encodes MERGAVRKSEALANEAVSCLNRALAALRDIWEEIGIPEEQRLERTDVVRKHIKSLLDMMVAEEESLKERLLKSIAVCRKELDTLCRELQLSPFETEESTILQMEKNLRTCVEVLQKQKRDRKLELKALQEQDRALCDILCTALFSIDTGSVPSLDDLDRYRRHVASLNTLKEQRREEFVSNKRQIVLLMEELDHTPDSSFERDVVCEDEEAFCLSEDNIRALQNLLQQLERRRALNEALCAELRSRILALWERLQIPQEQRDSSAVHLAGSRARTRRALQQEVDRLEELKLQNMKSVIHAIRAELADYWDKCFYSQEQRERFSPFYDEDYTETLLELHDAEVGKMKIHYERHKDLFQAVQKWEENWKLFLELESKANDPSRFTNRGGNLLKEEKQRAKLQKTLSRLQEDLERKVQTWEEEFKGPFLVKGQQFVEYVSEQWQQYRLEKEKEKQERHLKKSREMEAEMLYGSAPRTPIKRRMLSPHTPAKVSKLHGTSSASTASNTTVRSALGAALSHSPTSRLPPSGKKFSRARTPTRPAVKPPRRRLREQNKENALQLDRTTLSGGCTPRAPAQHNHSVSSVASTYSEFARQLSKASSSESISRVLNSTTNNAA